In Thermomonas carbonis, a single genomic region encodes these proteins:
- the rplM gene encoding 50S ribosomal protein L13: protein MKTFIAKNETVQRDWYVVDAEGKTLGRLAAALAYRLRGKHKPVFTPHVDTGDYLVVINAEKIAVTGKKLQDKMYHRFTGYVGNLKTESLAQALERHPERVIEIAVKGMLPKNTLGRAMYRKLKVYKGSEHPHAAQQPQTLDL, encoded by the coding sequence ATGAAGACTTTCATTGCCAAGAACGAGACCGTCCAGCGTGACTGGTACGTCGTGGACGCCGAGGGCAAGACCCTGGGTCGTCTGGCCGCAGCACTGGCCTACCGCCTGCGCGGCAAGCACAAGCCCGTTTTCACCCCGCACGTCGACACCGGGGATTACCTCGTCGTGATCAACGCCGAGAAGATCGCGGTGACCGGCAAGAAGCTGCAGGACAAGATGTATCACCGGTTCACCGGTTACGTCGGCAACCTGAAGACCGAATCCCTGGCACAGGCGCTGGAGCGCCACCCGGAGCGCGTGATCGAGATCGCGGTCAAGGGCATGCTGCCGAAGAACACCCTGGGCCGCGCGATGTACCGCAAGCTCAAGGTCTACAAGGGCTCCGAACACCCGCACGCTGCGCAGCAGCCGCAAACGCTGGACCTCTGA